A genomic stretch from Tenrec ecaudatus isolate mTenEca1 chromosome X, mTenEca1.hap1, whole genome shotgun sequence includes:
- the LOC142433221 gene encoding melanoma-associated antigen B1-like translates to MPRRQKSKGRSGHKRRLARDPADAKSVEGDQASDVEEENAFAPVPFPFEESPPGSPADEGPRVPQESLPCTVPAEEASCPKAADPSLTQTQGEGDASAPVAGPSSALGSERDPIGRRFNILVQLLLHKHKMKEPVSKADMMKVINKKYQQHYPEMLRKASLHMWIVFGLEMKEVDSRSQTYVLVSVLEISREERLFNPRGFPTMGIFLPVLGLIYRNGYQIREETMWGFLNALGIFDGKCHFIYGEPRKLLTRDLVEEKYLEYRKVPNSEPPCYEFLWGARAHAEANKKKVLEFLKMLDEIDIKEFRDLFERTWRDEERRVATSGWGGTGVNARARARFRAKSSKAIKAKQASQASAQPTTSSAAPESPASAAPPAPHLASSALPPNED, encoded by the coding sequence ATGCCTCGCCGTCAGAAGAGTAAAGGCCGCTCTGGTCACAAACGTCGCCTGGCCCGGGACCCCGCTGACGCCAAGAGCGTGGAGGGTGACCAGGCCTCTGACGTAGAGGAGGAAAATGCCTTTGCTCCCGTGCCTTTTCCTTTTGAGGAGTCACCCCCGGGCTCCCCTGCGGATGAAGGCCCAAGGGTGCCGCAGGAATCCCTGCCCTGCACTGTTCCTGCTGAAGAGGCTTCCTGTCCAAAGGCTGCTGACCCCTCCCTGACCCAGACCCAAGGTGAGGGAGATGCAAGTGCTCCTGTCGCCGGCCCAAGCTCTGCTCTGGGTTCTGAGAGAGACCCCATTGGCCGGAGGTTCAACATTTTGGTTCAGTTGCTGCTGCACAAGCATAAAATGAAAGAGCCCGTTTCCAAGGCAGACATGATGAAGGTCATCAACAAAAAGTACCAGCAGCATTACCCTGAGATGCTGAGGAAAGCCTCCTTGCACATGTGGATCGTCTTTGGCCTTGAGATGAAGGAAGTTGATTCCCGAAGCCAAACCTATGTTCTGGTCAGCGTTTTGGAGATCAGCAGGGAAGAGAGGCTGTTTAACCCCAGGGGATTTCCCACTATGGGGATCTTCTTGCCTGTCCTGGGCCTGATCTATAGGAATGGCTACCAGATCAGGGAAGAAACCATGTGGGGCTTCCTGAATGCATTGGGAATCTTCGATGGAAAGTGCCACTTCATCTATGGAGAGCCCAGGAAGCTCCTCACCAGAGATCTGGTTGAGGAGAAGTACCTGGAGTACCGTAAGGTGCCCAACAGCGAGCCTCCTTGCTATGAGTTCCTGTGGGGTGCCAGAGCCCACGCGGAAGCTAATAAGAAGAAAGTGCTGGAGTTCTTGAAGATGCTTGATGAGATCGACATCAAAGAGTTTCGTGACCTCTTCGAACGCACGTGGCGCgatgaagaaaggagagtggcaaCCTCAGGATGGGGTGGCACTGGGGTTAATGCCAGGGCCAGGGCCCGTTTCAGAGCCAAGTCCAGCAAGGCCATCAAGGCCAAGCAGGCCAGCCAGGCTTCGGCGCAGCCCACCACCTCCTCGGCAGCCCCGGAGTCCCCTGCTTCTGCTGCTCCACCTGCTCCGCACCTGGCTTCCTCAGCCTTGCCACCGAATGAAGATTGA
- the LOC142433222 gene encoding melanoma-associated antigen B1-like produces MPRRQKSKGRSGHKRRLARDPADAKSVEGDQASDVEEENAFAPVPFPFEESPPGSPADEGPRVPQESLPCTVPAEEASCPKAADPSLTQTQGEGDASAPVAGPSSALGSERDPIGRRFNILVQLLLHKHKMKEPVSKADMMKVINKKYQQHYPEMLRKASLHMWIVFGLEMKEVDSRSQTYVLVSVLEISREERLFNPRGFPTMGIFLPVLGLIYRNGYQIMWGFLNALGIFDGKCHFIYGEPRKLLTRDLVEEKYLEYRKVPNSEPPCYEFLWGARAHAEANKKKVLEFLKMLDEIDIKEFRDLFERTWRDEERRVATSGWGGTGVNARARARFRAKSSKAIKAKQASQASAQPTTSSAAPESPASAAPPAPHLASSALPPNED; encoded by the coding sequence ATGCCTCGCCGTCAGAAGAGTAAAGGCCGCTCTGGTCACAAACGTCGCCTGGCCCGGGACCCCGCTGACGCCAAGAGCGTGGAGGGTGACCAGGCCTCTGACGTAGAGGAGGAAAATGCCTTTGCTCCCGTGCCTTTTCCTTTTGAGGAGTCACCCCCGGGCTCCCCTGCGGATGAAGGCCCAAGGGTGCCGCAGGAATCCCTGCCCTGCACTGTTCCTGCTGAAGAGGCTTCCTGTCCAAAGGCTGCTGACCCCTCCCTGACCCAGACCCAAGGTGAGGGAGATGCAAGTGCTCCTGTCGCCGGCCCAAGCTCTGCTCTGGGTTCTGAGAGAGACCCCATTGGCCGGAGGTTCAACATTTTGGTTCAGTTGCTGCTGCACAAGCATAAAATGAAAGAGCCCGTTTCCAAGGCAGACATGATGAAGGTCATCAACAAAAAGTACCAGCAGCATTACCCTGAGATGCTGAGGAAAGCCTCCTTGCACATGTGGATCGTCTTTGGCCTTGAGATGAAGGAAGTTGATTCCCGAAGCCAAACCTATGTTCTGGTCAGCGTTTTGGAGATCAGCAGGGAAGAGAGGCTGTTTAACCCCAGGGGATTTCCCACTATGGGGATCTTCTTGCCTGTCCTGGGCCTGATCTATAGGAATGGCTACCAGATCATGTGGGGCTTCCTGAATGCATTGGGAATCTTCGATGGAAAGTGCCACTTCATCTATGGAGAGCCCAGGAAGCTCCTCACCAGAGATCTGGTTGAGGAGAAGTACCTGGAGTACCGTAAGGTGCCCAACAGCGAGCCTCCTTGCTATGAGTTCCTGTGGGGTGCCAGAGCCCACGCGGAAGCTAATAAGAAGAAAGTGCTGGAGTTCTTGAAGATGCTTGATGAGATCGACATCAAAGAGTTTCGTGACCTCTTCGAACGCACGTGGCGCgatgaagaaaggagagtggcaaCCTCAGGATGGGGTGGCACTGGGGTTAATGCCAGGGCCAGGGCCCGTTTCAGAGCCAAGTCCAGCAAGGCCATCAAGGCCAAGCAGGCCAGCCAGGCTTCGGCGCAGCCCACCACCTCCTCGGCAGCCCCGGAGTCCCCTGCTTCTGCTGCTCCACCTGCTCCGCACCTGGCTTCCTCAGCCTTGCCACCGAATGAAGATTGA